From a single Triplophysa rosa linkage group LG1, Trosa_1v2, whole genome shotgun sequence genomic region:
- the zgc:92594 gene encoding E3 ubiquitin/ISG15 ligase TRIM25, protein MATSSGDSSILEEELTCPVCLDLYRDPHLLPCGHNFCLPCLRRLKTRSAHGQLRCPECRQSHRSSVTWQKNFKLANIADSFRRRGQSEHSSHSRSSLSHTPTEVRCDYCPINEVENDPKAVKTCLKCEVSMCQKHVQPHLELPAFREHPLVEPLNDMRKRKCMEHDEMFRYYCLDERLLLCNACTIEGTHNGHSVKTLKNAMKDLKLHLDIQLHKVNRKIVRAEKNRQEQKEIERQNKAYLDDTDQQLDSFRETSIAHLDAFLASVRECIHTYEVEQGGGVQQNLARIAQDQTHLLEVHSGLERFLKESDPFQFIRDYNSSAKRYRRLLRKPLFFPDEPTVDTEPLYEIMEGKMAEFIAELRQHTSTLISSVCHFEGDGEEEVDEDDEESFEDDYNDSASEVEDEEEEEMRSEEEEEQNHSTGQESADEEYTPEEDEDDEEDD, encoded by the exons ATGGCAACATCCAGTGGAGACAGCAGCATCCTGGAGGAGGAGCTAACATGTCCGGTGTGTCTGGACCTTTATCGTGACCCCCACCTGTTGCCCTGTGGCCATAATTTCTGTCTGCCATGCCTGCGCAGGCTCAAGACTCGCTCGGCCCATGGCCAATTGCGATGCCCTGAGTGCAGACAGAGTCACCGAAGCTCCGTAACCTGGCAGAAGAACTTCAAACTGGCAAACATTGCTGACAGTTTCCGCCGCCGGGGGCAGTCGGAGCATTCCAGTCACAGCCGGAGCAGCCTGTCTCATACCCCCACAGAGGTGCGTTGTGACTATTGCCCAATAAACGAAGTTGAGAATGACCCCAAGGCAGTTAAAACCTGTTTAAAATGCGAAGTGTCTATGTGCCAGAAGCACGTTCAGCCTCACCTGGAACTCCCAGCATTCCGAGAGCATCCTCTGGTGGAGCCACTGAATGATATGCGAAAGCGAAAGTGTATGGAACATGATGAAATGTTCAGGTACTACTGTTTGGATGAACGGCTGCTCTTGTGTAATGCCTGCACCATAGAGGGAACACACAATGGACATTCAGTCAAAACTCTGAAGAACGCCATGAAAGATCTCAAG CTTCATCTCGACATTCAGCTGCACAAGGTGAACAGAAAGATTGTGAGGGCAGAAAAGAACCGACAGGAACAAAAAGAGATTGAGCGTCAGAACAAG GCCTACCTGGACGATACAGATCAGCAGCTGGACTCTTTCCGAGAGACCTCGATTGCACATTTGGATGCATTTCTCGCTTCTGTGCGTGAATGCATTCACACTTACGAGGTTGAGCAGGGTGGTGGAGTCCAGCAGAACCTTGCCCGAATCGCACAAGATCAGACTCATCTACTGGAGGTTCACTCGGGCCTTGAGAGATTTCTAAAGGAGAGCGACCCATTCCAGTTTATTAGG gaTTATAATTCATCTGCAAAAAG GTACCGGAGACTGTTAAGAAAGCCTCTGTTTTTTCCTGATGAGCCCACAGTCGACACTGAGCCGCTGTATGAAATCATGGAAGGGAAGATGGCGGAGTTCATTGCCGAGTTACGCCAACACACCAGCACGCTCATCAGCAGTGTCT GTCATTTTGAGGGAGATGGTGAGGAGGAGGTGGACGAGGATGATGAAGAAAGCTTTGAGGATGACTACAATGACAGCGCTAGTGAGGTagaggatgaggaggaggaggagatgaggagtgaggaagaggaggagcaGAACCACAGCACGGGACAAGAGTCTGCAGATGAAGAATACACTCCTGAGGAAGATGAGGACGATGAGGAAGATGACTAA